GATCAACAAACGACACACTTATCGGTGCACCTTTCGTTTTGACTGCAACATTGATCCTGACACTATAGTTGATTGATCCTGTAAACGAGCGTGCAGGTGGCATGTAGTGGATTGCAAAGGTCTCAACGTCTTGGGGAAGCGCATCAATTACGATGCCTTCCTCTGTTAATGTGAAGCCATTCGATTCTTGCAAGTATACCCACGTTCCATCTTCGCGTTCGTATATTATCATCGGTGCACTGGCGCTGTTTGAGCGTGCTGAAAGCAGGGGAATCCCTTGAGTGTCCATCAACGTATCATTTGAATATAAGAGGGGTGTATCGTCAGTTTCAGGCCTTTGAACTGAACTTAATGATAGTTCCTCACTTTCCATAACCATTCCATAAGATTCTGACAGATTGTCTGGTAAATTCAATGTCGAGAAGTCTCTCATTCCAGAACTATATATTGTGAAGATACTGACGGTCCATGTTTCCATCAAACTCCCAATTCCCACAAGTTCTTCACTTGGAATTGGATTGTTGTAGCTTCCAATGTGTAAATTACCGACCACATTTTGTGGATTCATAAATTGCATTTCGAAGGGTCTTACAAATAGCGAAGCATAGTTTGGAAACGCAATCTCTGGCATATTTATAACGCGTACATGCGTTGTATCAAAATTCCTAATCCTTGTCGCATATTCAATCCCTGTGAGATCTACTTCTGTTCCAGCGGGAAGTAATCGAAAATCTAAACTATAAATGTTATCCATGTCGGCTTTGGTAATCTGCGCAATTTCTTTGCCAAGTTTCTCCGCTACAACGCTTTGTACATTAGCATCTGGCATCCAGTCAGCAATTGATTCTACGGATCGTTCTTCGTATTGGTCTGTCTCTTGTGTATCTGCGTACATCAATGTTGGCGTCAAAATACTTAGGACTGCCATCAAGGACAGTATTGCTTTTTTAGTTGTGTTTATTTTTTTACATTTCATTTGGTATTCCCCTCAATTCTTAGTTTCTCAAGAATTATATCGGCTACCTATCAATTATTGTGTCATTATGTCATGAGAGTGTTCATTTTCGTAACAAACCATATATTCGGTTCATAAAATTCACGAAACTGCAAAATAAAAAATGCCATACCATAAGATCGCTGCGATCGTAATGGTATGACACCTCTATACTTTATCGTTATTCTGATTTATCAGACTTTGGTAGGATAAATACTTGTTCTCCTGATTTTGACACTAATTGAGTACCACGCGCATAGTTTTGTACGTAAGCGGGATCTTGTAAGCGTGCTTTTTCATTATTGAGTGAAGCTTGCTCGCTCTTGATTGTATCAAGTTGTTCCTGTGCAGTGTTAAGTTCGCGATTCAATTGTGCTGTCGATAATAATTCCTTTACAGAATTGGTAATCATAATTCCTGAGAATGCAAGAACAGCAACACCAAAAATAGTTGTCGCAATTTTTGCAACAGGTGATAACTTTCTTGTTTTTTTCTTCATCGTTTGAGCCATTGTGTCTCATCTTCCTTTACATATTTACTCTTATAATTATACTGACAATTTAGTTCAATGCAAGAGTTGTCACCCAACATTCACGGGCCTTAAGACACTCACATATTTTAACTTTTCTTGTATCATTTAAGTCATACAGAATTGAAATAATGCGACAACAGTGGCTATTTTAAGTGTTTCATTGTTTTTCAGTCATTTAAACTTGTGATATACCAGTGTTTTGTCACAAAGTTTTGTGTGAGTAATGTTAAGAAAGCGGAGGACGTTCTACTTTTTTGTCAGAAACTAAATCATACATTGGTGGGTTATTTCGCATGATTTTGTCGCTTAAAAATGTCACTTCGATTGTGATATGACGGTGTTCGAAACGAATTTCGACCTCATCACCAACGAGAACTTCTGAAGCTGGCTTCGCTTTCTTGCCATTGATAAAGACACGCTCATCATCAGCAAGTTCTTTCGCGACAGTACGTCGTTTGATAATACGGGACACTTTAAGATATTTATCGAGTCTCATTGTGGTTCTCCTTTAGGTTTTCTAAAATATAGATTATATCTTCTGCCCAATCTTTATACATTGGCAATGTGATAATAATCGTTTGATTCATATATTTAATTTTAATTTCACTGGAACGGTCTGATATCAATTCAAAGAGATGAACACCGTCAACCTGTGAACTGTATGCTTCAGTAAAGATGAGTTCAACTTTGTTAACGCGTTCTTTAAATGACTTAATACGATCATCTTTAAGGAATATCTCCAAACGTGTTTTCTCCAATAACATGGTGACTGAGCTGGGAAGTTTTCCATAGCGGTCGCGTATATTTTCATAGAATGCGCTTAATTGTTCCATGGTTTCAATGTCATTGATTTCTTGGTACAGTTCCAATTTCTCACCATCATCACTTGTAAAGTCAGAAGGGAGATATCCATCAATTTTAAGATTTAGGCGCTCCTCTGTTTCAGGAGTAGTTATTGGTTTTCCTTGGCGTTGTGCAATGGCTTCTTTGAGTAACTGTACATACAAGTCGATTCCTACGGTATCAATAAACCCTGATTGGTTCCCACCGAGAAGTTCTCCAGCACCCCGAATTGTGAGGTCACGCATGGCAATCTTATAGCCACTTCCAAGTTGTGTGAATTCCTTGATTGCTTGCAGTCGCTTTTGTGCAATTTCAGTAATATTACGCTTGTCTGGAACGACAAAATAAGCATACGCAAGACGATCTGATCGTCCTACACGACCCTTAATTTGGTAGAGCTGTGACAATCCAAACTTGTGGGCATTGTCCACAATCATTGTATTGGCGTTTGGAATGTCGATTCCTGTTTCGATGATTGTTGTACACACGAGCACGTTTACATCTTTACGTATAAATTGTAACATAACATCTTCAATATCGTTACGGTCCATCTGACCGTGGATAACAGC
The window above is part of the Erysipelothrix sp. HDW6C genome. Proteins encoded here:
- a CDS encoding septum formation initiator family protein, coding for MAQTMKKKTRKLSPVAKIATTIFGVAVLAFSGIMITNSVKELLSTAQLNRELNTAQEQLDTIKSEQASLNNEKARLQDPAYVQNYARGTQLVSKSGEQVFILPKSDKSE
- a CDS encoding MucBP domain-containing protein; the protein is MKCKKINTTKKAILSLMAVLSILTPTLMYADTQETDQYEERSVESIADWMPDANVQSVVAEKLGKEIAQITKADMDNIYSLDFRLLPAGTEVDLTGIEYATRIRNFDTTHVRVINMPEIAFPNYASLFVRPFEMQFMNPQNVVGNLHIGSYNNPIPSEELVGIGSLMETWTVSIFTIYSSGMRDFSTLNLPDNLSESYGMVMESEELSLSSVQRPETDDTPLLYSNDTLMDTQGIPLLSARSNSASAPMIIYEREDGTWVYLQESNGFTLTEEGIVIDALPQDVETFAIHYMPPARSFTGSINYSVRINVAVKTKGAPISVSFVDLENQPLANTQTIHGNIGESFQADAPEISNYDYVRSEGPINGTITHDPQSVTHIYERQEGMNVIVNFKDIGGNTIAPQKNLQGKIGNAFFSNPIAIDGYTFIRSENAEGLFTDMQQVVTHIYSKDIIESSVTVHFVDEDDNVIHDSIMKKGDIGIPFTAEAISIPGYQLASLEKEIQGTFIPTHQDIVFKYRPIKNEEKLPNTGVTNTKILFGYAFLTTGFILIGNQIRKKTRKA
- a CDS encoding RNA-binding S4 domain-containing protein, translated to MRLDKYLKVSRIIKRRTVAKELADDERVFINGKKAKPASEVLVGDEVEIRFEHRHITIEVTFLSDKIMRNNPPMYDLVSDKKVERPPLS